In the genome of Spodoptera frugiperda isolate SF20-4 chromosome 22, AGI-APGP_CSIRO_Sfru_2.0, whole genome shotgun sequence, one region contains:
- the LOC126912129 gene encoding uncharacterized protein LOC126912129, with amino-acid sequence MQNGRELLSVVAQEMDELSVSIRLRLLSSPPVSTTWLLLSADLCLNKFLPLPTTLQQFYTAHLVTTTEENVSEASYRCWKKSPEKNENKPDAAALAEEVSQSISQISLRNNEDTKPKKEPISVSQDTWTGDDTLRKRYDLNSWRQTEETRIKANDCQQGGDIFQSHPERNVSQAPEKPKLGVGARLLRLRALSKESISVSEDTWSGPDSRPPHISMRSRKGRINGKKDGTTAKATPRRHVAEVPRSAKYWGHDDRCVKHYS; translated from the coding sequence ATGCAAAACGGTCGCGAGCTACTCTCCGTAGTAGCTCAAGAGATGGACGAGCTCTCGGTCTCGATCCGTCTCCGTCTGCTCTCGTCCCCACCAGTCAGCACAACGTGGCTACTACTCTCCGCAGACCTTTGCCTCAACAAGTTTCTTCCCCTACCGACTACGCTGCAACAGTTTTACACCGCTCATCTGGTAACAACCACGGAAGAAAATGTCAGTGAAGCCAGCTATAGATGTTGGAAGAAAAGCCCCGAGAAGAACGAGAATAAACCAGATGCTGCGGCGCTTGCAGAAGAAGTCAGTCAAAGTATATCTCAGATTAGTCTGCGTAATAATGAGGACACGAAGCCTAAGAAAGAACCAATCTCAGTTAGCCAAGATACATGGACAGGTGATGATACCTTAAGGAAAAGATACGACCTTAACTCTTGGCGGCAAACAGAAGAGACGAGAATAAAGGCTAATGACTGCCAACAAGGGGGGGATATCTTCCAAAGTCACCCCGAAAGAAATGTGTCTCAGGCCCCAGAAAAGCCAAAATTAGGCGTTGGAGCTAGGTTATTGAGACTTAGAGCCCTCTCAAAGGAATCAATCTCAGTCAGCGAAGACACATGGTCAGGACCCGACTCCCGCCCGCCGCACATAAGTATGAGATCACGAAAGGGGAGGATTAATGGAAAGAAAGACGGAACAACAGCCAAGGCGACCCCAAGACGCCATGTCGCCGAAGTACCGCGCAGCGCCAAATACTGGGGCCACGACGACCGATGCGTCAAACATTATAGTTAG